A single genomic interval of Spirosoma linguale DSM 74 harbors:
- a CDS encoding gluconate transporter (TIGRFAM: gluconate transporter~PFAM: Gluconate transporter; Citrate transporter~KEGG: tau:Tola_0779 gluconate transporter) — protein MPLTITLLGILALIALISLVRIHAFLAFLAVSIGVGLALGLAPLAVLDAIQKGIGGTLGSITAIIALGAMLGKLVAQSGAAQRIAVNIMSLVGTKHARWAFLVTGFIVGLPLFYSVGFMLLAPLVITVAYRYKLPALYIGLPMLASLSVTQGYLPPHPAPLAILKQFNADMGLTLFYGIIVSIPAILISGALFGSTVKRYTTLPNPAFIAPDLPDDQMPSAPISFLTVLLPILLIGLSTLLSPMLPAGSVSQQVLLFVGEPVVSMFCAVLVASVTLGIWRGKSMPTVTAMLGESIKDVALLFLIFGGAGALKQVLTDGGVNQAVADLMRDSTLHPYVLAWGMAALIRVCVGSSTVSGITTAGFVTPMLSAPGVEPNLMVLSIGAGSMMFSHVNDTGFWLFREYFQLSMADTLKTWSVMETLVSVSGLAGVMVLSWVLG, from the coding sequence ATGCCCCTAACCATTACCCTCCTTGGCATTCTAGCCCTTATTGCGCTTATTTCGCTGGTTCGTATTCATGCTTTTCTGGCGTTTTTGGCCGTTTCCATTGGGGTTGGCCTGGCACTTGGTTTGGCACCGCTAGCTGTTTTAGATGCCATTCAGAAAGGCATTGGCGGTACGCTGGGCTCCATAACGGCCATCATTGCCTTGGGGGCGATGCTGGGTAAACTAGTCGCACAAAGCGGGGCGGCTCAGCGCATTGCGGTCAACATCATGTCGCTGGTGGGTACTAAGCACGCCCGATGGGCCTTTCTGGTAACGGGCTTCATTGTGGGGCTGCCGCTTTTCTATTCCGTGGGATTCATGCTGCTGGCGCCACTGGTCATTACGGTTGCCTACCGGTATAAATTGCCCGCACTTTATATCGGACTGCCCATGCTGGCGTCATTATCGGTCACGCAGGGCTACCTTCCCCCCCACCCGGCCCCGCTGGCGATTCTTAAGCAATTCAACGCCGATATGGGCCTCACGCTCTTCTACGGCATCATTGTCTCCATTCCGGCCATTCTGATTTCGGGCGCGCTGTTCGGCTCGACGGTCAAACGGTACACAACTTTACCCAACCCGGCCTTCATCGCCCCCGACCTCCCCGACGATCAGATGCCCTCGGCTCCCATCAGTTTCCTGACCGTTTTATTACCCATTCTACTAATTGGCCTGAGTACGCTGCTGAGCCCGATGCTACCCGCCGGTTCGGTTAGCCAGCAGGTATTGCTGTTCGTGGGCGAACCCGTCGTGAGTATGTTCTGTGCGGTTCTGGTGGCTTCCGTTACGCTGGGCATCTGGCGGGGTAAGTCGATGCCAACGGTGACGGCCATGCTAGGCGAGTCGATCAAGGATGTGGCTTTGTTGTTCCTGATTTTTGGCGGAGCGGGTGCGCTGAAGCAGGTACTTACCGACGGCGGGGTGAACCAGGCCGTTGCTGACCTCATGCGCGACTCCACGCTGCATCCCTATGTGCTGGCCTGGGGTATGGCGGCTCTCATTCGGGTGTGCGTCGGGTCCTCAACGGTATCGGGTATTACCACCGCCGGGTTCGTTACGCCCATGCTCAGTGCGCCGGGTGTAGAGCCCAATTTGATGGTACTAAGTATCGGGGCGGGGAGCATGATGTTCTCGCACGTCAACGATACGGGTTTCTGGCTGTTCCGGGAGTATTTTCAACTCTCCATGGCCGATACCTTAAAGACGTGGTCCGTCATGGAAACGCTGGTTTCGGTGAGTGGACTGGCCGGAGTGATGGTGCTGAGCTGGGTGCTGGGGTGA
- a CDS encoding RNA polymerase, sigma-24 subunit, ECF subfamily (TIGRFAM: RNA polymerase sigma factor, sigma-70 family~PFAM: Sigma-70 region 4 type 2; sigma-70 region 2 domain protein~KEGG: dat:HRM2_05770 RpoE), whose protein sequence is MESSTTSYPYTTDAALWDDFLSGSKQAYAFLYHKYAPTLYNYGYKIAQNRELTEDCLQDLFLTILETRERLGRTDSIKFYLMRSLRREIVRKLSNEQRFDHDADHLDFAIEFYYEPTWLDRQISQEQSTLLLYELNNLPARQKEALFLKYFDNLSYEEIAGIMGIEQTSVYKIVYKAIASLQKRIPTNTVFLLLAFIR, encoded by the coding sequence TTGGAAAGCTCAACGACATCTTATCCTTATACTACAGATGCTGCCCTGTGGGATGATTTCCTGAGCGGCAGTAAACAGGCATACGCTTTTCTGTACCATAAATACGCCCCTACCCTCTACAACTACGGCTATAAAATCGCTCAGAATCGGGAGCTAACCGAAGATTGCCTGCAAGACCTGTTCCTGACCATTCTGGAAACCCGCGAACGACTCGGCCGTACTGATTCTATCAAGTTCTACCTCATGCGTTCGCTTCGGCGGGAGATTGTCCGTAAGCTTAGCAACGAACAGCGATTCGACCATGACGCCGATCATCTGGACTTCGCCATCGAGTTTTATTACGAACCCACCTGGCTCGACCGGCAGATTTCGCAGGAGCAATCGACGCTGCTGCTGTATGAGCTGAACAACCTCCCCGCCCGCCAGAAAGAGGCCCTGTTCCTGAAGTATTTCGACAATCTCAGCTACGAGGAAATTGCCGGGATTATGGGCATCGAGCAAACATCCGTCTACAAAATCGTGTACAAAGCCATTGCGTCCCTTCAAAAACGCATACCAACCAACACTGTTTTTCTGCTTTTGGCATTCATCCGATAA
- a CDS encoding anti-FecI sigma factor, FecR (PFAM: FecR protein~KEGG: nwi:Nwi_1339 FecR protein): MNTPSPDYSRYSLNEFVLDDSFRQWVLQPNEQSMTFWHGFMLQHPEKQAIVDEAASLLLHLNVRFNDLTNASQERIWQALNQAFDEHEAKQVSVRPLTGWQRFLGQRASFGWQLAASITGFLLLVGGLTYYKLLPKEQRIHTAFGENKTVTLPDGSTVLLNGNTTLTYTDGWTDGKSREVWLDGEGFFTVTKKSHRGGRVKFVTHTSGLDIIVLGTQFNVNTRRGSTAVTLVEGKVQLSKPDEPAGKVIEMKPGQFAATKPSIEAVEIREEKPQLHTSWVEHQFVFENTALSDIAQQLHDTYGLEIVFEDSDLANRRFTGNLSDQSIETLLATLSLTFDLTAHRNGDRISLRHNP; this comes from the coding sequence ATGAATACGCCTTCACCCGATTACAGCCGTTACTCCCTCAACGAGTTTGTGCTCGATGACTCATTCCGCCAGTGGGTTCTGCAACCCAACGAGCAGAGTATGACGTTCTGGCATGGCTTCATGCTTCAGCATCCAGAAAAACAAGCCATCGTCGATGAAGCCGCTTCGTTACTACTGCACCTGAACGTTCGCTTTAACGACCTGACAAATGCGAGTCAGGAGCGAATCTGGCAGGCGCTAAACCAGGCCTTTGATGAGCACGAGGCCAAACAGGTAAGTGTCCGCCCGCTGACGGGCTGGCAGCGTTTCCTGGGGCAACGAGCCTCCTTTGGCTGGCAGTTGGCCGCATCCATAACGGGTTTTCTGCTGCTAGTTGGTGGGCTTACGTACTATAAGTTACTCCCTAAAGAACAGCGCATTCACACGGCTTTCGGCGAGAACAAGACCGTTACGCTGCCCGACGGCTCAACGGTACTCCTGAATGGCAACACCACCCTTACCTATACCGATGGCTGGACCGACGGCAAATCCCGCGAGGTCTGGCTCGATGGCGAAGGTTTTTTTACCGTTACGAAAAAGAGCCACCGGGGCGGCCGGGTAAAGTTCGTGACGCACACATCCGGGCTGGATATTATCGTGCTTGGCACGCAGTTCAACGTGAACACCCGCCGGGGCAGTACGGCCGTTACGCTGGTGGAAGGTAAGGTGCAACTGTCTAAACCCGACGAGCCAGCGGGCAAGGTGATCGAGATGAAGCCCGGCCAGTTTGCCGCCACGAAACCCTCGATCGAAGCCGTCGAGATTCGGGAGGAGAAACCCCAACTGCACACGTCCTGGGTTGAGCATCAGTTTGTATTCGAGAACACGGCGCTGAGCGACATTGCCCAGCAGCTTCACGACACCTACGGGCTGGAAATTGTCTTTGAAGACAGTGACCTGGCCAACCGTCGGTTTACGGGTAATCTGTCGGATCAGAGCATCGAGACCCTGTTAGCTACCCTTTCGCTCACATTCGACCTGACGGCTCATCGCAACGGCGACCGTATCAGTTTACGTCATAACCCCTGA